The genomic stretch CCGTAGACATTGGGATTCATGCCGTAGCCGTTGGAGTTGCGCACCGTCAGGTTCATGAACCAGCCGCGGATCAGTTCGCCACGGCCGCGCAGGTTGGAGCCTTCGATGATGACTGGCTCGCTGGTCTTGACGTAGACCGCCGGGGTGGAGGGATCCAGGCTCTGCCAGTTGCCACGGTAGGTGCCACCCTTGGTAATCACCAGCGGACCGCTGTACTGCACGTTGGTGTCGGGCATGGGCGACGGGGTGGGAGCAGGCGTGGGGGTGGGCGTCGGGGCAGGCGTACCGGAGGTTTCACAGTCGGTGAGCATGGCCCCGCCCCAGTCGGCGTGGTCGTAGTCGACGTTGTCGCCAGCATCGGTGACCACCAGCTTGAGTTCTTTGCGACCGGAAACGTCCACGTTGACCGTCTTCGCCGCGTCCGATCCGTTCATCGTGCCGCTGTCGAAGAGCTTGGTGCCGTCGGCGTAGACCTGGAAGATGACGCTGCCGCGGCTGCCCACCTCGTCGTCGAGGCCGACATCGCTGATAAAGCGGCTGCACTGACCGTTCAGGTTGAAGGTCATCGACGAGTTGGCGTGGATGCCAAACCCGCTGTCGTACTTCTTCCCATTGATGCTCAGCGGATCCCCATCTGAGGAACCCTTCTCGCCGTTGCTCATGTTCCGCTCGATCGGACCCCAACCGTTGGTGGCGGCCGTCCACGGCTCATAGCTCAGCAGGTTATCGCCATCATTAAGCTCCTGGGCCTTCAGGCTGCCCCCGGCATCGACCAGCCCATTGTCATCAGAAACCCACGAGTGGTCCGTGCCGTCGTAGACGAACTGGCTGCCATCCCGTTGATCTGCCTGGGGCTGGGGCGCGGCAGGCTGCTGGGAGCAGGCGGCCAGGGTCAGGGTCAGTGCGAGAGCGGTCAGGGAGAAAGCGGAGCGTTGGGATTGGGGCATGTGGATTTCCTCTTGAAATGGAGCTTGGGCGACTGGAACGATTCAGAGAACAGCTGCGGGCTTTGCGTGAGCGCATGTTTCTGAGGATCATGACAAACACCAGAATGCGTCTGGTGGCTGGAAAATGCCTGTTAAATTAACCTGCAGCCGTATGGAGTGTGGCCTTGACATAGCTACCTTAACGAAATCTTATTAGAATTATCTGTATTCAGATTGTTTAAGCGAATCTCATTTTATTCATTAAGACCGTTTTTTAGGATTTCAGCCACATCGAACAAGCAAAAAGTCACAAAATCATTAGGGCTTCAAGCAATGGACGCTGATTCACGCCGTGAAACTCTCAAAGCGCCAGATCCAGCTCGCTTTCCCCATTTGCGCCGACTCTCCACTGACCTGAACGGTCACCTCCCGAGAACTCAACGGCCATCCGAGGGTGGAAACGGTTTCCACTGGTGTCAGGGAAGCATGACGAGGGGCGGAATTCTTCTCCCGCTGAGCAGATCACGCTGTCCAGCGTTCCTTTCAGCCGTCAAGCTGACGAAATGGTCCTGTCAATAGTGCCCTGTCAGCCCTCCACAAGTGATTTCCGGTTAAGACACGTGGATCACGGGGGAGTCTGGCTTGACCTTGTGCCCAATAACGCGGCCTATGTACGTTGCAGGTTCATGGTGTAGCACCTGGTGATCTTCACCAACAGACAAATGCTGCTGACATCCTCACTCTGAGCTGCAGTAAGGCGTGTACAGCTCTCTCCAGACTGGTGGTCCGACAGGTACGGATCAGGACGCTCTTCATACTCCGCCATGCAAGGAAGTCGAGAGGCAGCCACGCCTACGCTGGCCCGGTCAGATCCCTGGCCCTTATTTGAAATCGCCTCCACCGCCCCTTCCCTGAGCGTTGCTCAGGCGCCTGCATTTCAGGAGACCTATGCGTTTGACTCTGCTTTTGTCCACCCTGCTTGCCCTGACCCTGGGCGGCGCCCTTGCCGACGACGTTGCCCCCAGCACGCAAAGCAACTTTGCCAGCAGCCTTAAGCAACTCGCCTCCAAAGGCACTGCTATCACTTTGCTGGCCATTGTCAACGGTCAATCCACCGTGGTCGCCACAGTCAATCCGGACGGCACCCTGAACGTGACTGGTGACCTGCAGAGCGCCACCAATGTCCAGGTTGGGGAGACCACCTACATCCTGGCCGCCAAGGTCACGGGCAGTGGCACCCTGTTCGTGACCACCACGAACGCGCAGGGCGCCACGGTGACCCTGCCGCTGGTTGCGGCCATTCATCAGGCAGCCGCACACGGAGGGTCCGAAGACAAAAAATCTGAGGACAAGAAGTCTGAAGACAAAAAACCTGAATCAAAAACGTCCGAGACCGAAGCGCCGGAATCCCCCAAAGACGATGCGAAGGCAGCCGACGGCTCGGGCCATGGCAAGTCGTCTTCAGCCCCAGGGAAACCGCCCAAGCCTGGTTCGGGCGGACACCACTAAGCGGACCTCACCCGTGGACAGAGCGTCACTGACAGCCTTCACGCCGCTGTGTCCACACGCCAATGAGAACGGGTGCTGACAACTTCACTCCGGTCCGCCACAATTTGGCAGTGGACCGAAGTACGGTTGTCAATACCCCTTCAAACTCCTGTTCGGGTTAACGTGGTCGATACCCTCAGACTGCTCTGCCGCGTTTTACAGCACGAATGCACCCACACCCGCCCCAGGAGGTACCACCCCGCGTGGCGGTGCCCAGGGACGCGGTCTGAAGGGTACCTACGCCCCCGTTGCTGGCCGAACCAGCGGCATGCTCCCCTTGAAAGCGAGGCTGGTGACCAGTCAGCGCACCTCAATCGCTGGGCTGGGGCAGGGGCTCGCCGGACGAATCTTGCGGCGTCCGCTTCAGGAACACCGCCAGGATCACCGCCAACGCGGCAATCACGCCCGCCACGGTGAAGGCCAGTTGCAGGCCGCCAATCTGGGCAGTCAGCGGGGCGCTGCCCTGAGCGCTCAGACGGGCGGTGCGGCCAACCATCAAGGTGACCAGTAAGGCCACGCCCGCCGCGCCCGCCACCTGTTGCAGCGTGCTCAGGATGGCGCTGCCATGCGAGTACAACTGCGGCGGCAACGGCGAGAGCGCCGAGGTGAACACCGGCGTGAACAGCAACGCCAGCCCCGCGCTAAGGGTCAGGTGTAGGGCCAGCAGTGTCCAGATCGGCGTGCCCGCATCGATGCGGCCCAGGCCAAACAGCACCGCTGTCATGAGCAGACTACCCGGGACCACCAGAGGGCGCGGCCCCAGGCGATCGTAGAGCCGCCCAACGGCGGGGGCACACAGGCCCATGACCAGCCCGCCCGGCAGCAGCAGCAGGCCGGTCTGCAGGGTGTTCAGGCCACGCAGGTTCTGCAGGTAAAGCGGCAGTAGGATCAGGCCCCCAAAGAGCGCCATCATGGCAATCACCATCAGGCCGACGCCCAGGGTGAACACCGGAAAGCCGAAAGCACGCAGATCAAGCAGTGGCTCACCCGTCCGGATCAGATGGGCCTGCCGCCACAGAAAGGCCACTAGGGCCACTGTACCAACCATCAGCGGCACACTCACGCCAGGATTGCCCAGACCGTCCTCGCCGAAACGGCTCAGGGCATAAACCAGCCCCCCGAAGCCCAGTGCCGAGAGCAGCACCGAGAGCACGTCCAAGCTCAGGTGCCGTGGCGTGCCCACGTTCCGGAGCATGCGCGCTCCGTAGAACAGCGTTCCCAACGCAATCGGCAGCACGAACAGGAACATCGCCCGCCACGAGAAGGTTTGCAGGATCAGACCCGAGATGGTCGGGCCGATGGCGGGGGCCACCGAGATCACGATGCTGGTCTGGCCCATCACTGCCCCGCGCGTGCGTTCGGGCACCAGGGTCAGCACAGTGGTGATCAGCAGTGGCAACATGATCGCCGTGCCACTGGCCTGCACGATGCGGGCCAGCAGCAGCGGCACGAAGCCGGGTGAAATCGCCGCGAGCCCAGTGCCCACGCAGAACAGCGCCATGGCGCTGATGAACACGGTGCGGGTGCTCAGGCGCTGGAGCAGAAAGCCGGTGACGGGGATGACCACCGCCATGGTCAGCATGAAAGCAGTTGAGAGCCACTGCGCAGTGCCAGCCGTGACCTTCAGGTCGACCATCAGGCGCGGCAGAGCGACGTTCAGGATCGTTTCGTTCAGGATCACCACGAAGGTGGCGATCAACAGGATCAGGATCACGGCGCGGCCCTGAGGGGGCAGGGATTCAGCAGA from Deinococcus humi encodes the following:
- a CDS encoding NPCBM/NEW2 domain-containing protein, whose translation is MPQSQRSAFSLTALALTLTLAACSQQPAAPQPQADQRDGSQFVYDGTDHSWVSDDNGLVDAGGSLKAQELNDGDNLLSYEPWTAATNGWGPIERNMSNGEKGSSDGDPLSINGKKYDSGFGIHANSSMTFNLNGQCSRFISDVGLDDEVGSRGSVIFQVYADGTKLFDSGTMNGSDAAKTVNVDVSGRKELKLVVTDAGDNVDYDHADWGGAMLTDCETSGTPAPTPTPTPAPTPSPMPDTNVQYSGPLVITKGGTYRGNWQSLDPSTPAVYVKTSEPVIIEGSNLRGRGELIRGWFMNLTVRNSNGYGMNPNVYG
- a CDS encoding DHA2 family efflux MFS transporter permease subunit, producing MSLSAESLPPQGRAVILILLIATFVVILNETILNVALPRLMVDLKVTAGTAQWLSTAFMLTMAVVIPVTGFLLQRLSTRTVFISAMALFCVGTGLAAISPGFVPLLLARIVQASGTAIMLPLLITTVLTLVPERTRGAVMGQTSIVISVAPAIGPTISGLILQTFSWRAMFLFVLPIALGTLFYGARMLRNVGTPRHLSLDVLSVLLSALGFGGLVYALSRFGEDGLGNPGVSVPLMVGTVALVAFLWRQAHLIRTGEPLLDLRAFGFPVFTLGVGLMVIAMMALFGGLILLPLYLQNLRGLNTLQTGLLLLPGGLVMGLCAPAVGRLYDRLGPRPLVVPGSLLMTAVLFGLGRIDAGTPIWTLLALHLTLSAGLALLFTPVFTSALSPLPPQLYSHGSAILSTLQQVAGAAGVALLVTLMVGRTARLSAQGSAPLTAQIGGLQLAFTVAGVIAALAVILAVFLKRTPQDSSGEPLPQPSD